One Equus quagga isolate Etosha38 chromosome 5, UCLA_HA_Equagga_1.0, whole genome shotgun sequence genomic window carries:
- the TTLL10 gene encoding inactive polyglycylase TTLL10, with protein MPPGVVAPQDGLLCPGPRLSPRIKLRKGGPLKSVGPMTPEAARPCQEAPARPNMFTRVSSSTHRATVSCQSLYLTSQHRGQTRQHQEDGPCREGRTRDRYNAEMALPLRGARPHGHHRDSSQPQAETQVQDHRRHPSPGSVGLTVCPVQGLGPRAARRSRRGVGAASSQRGPRLGAPMPMGRSHTHFIHRRRRPTRTQISAKRGKRSRITGLRWSCLRAPGWTHERSMGSSQEEGLLCQLSRLNQDADLDATDTTRPRAVLLEKHLLEGEKRPPSPGQGPFFYIGGTNGASIISSYCKSKGWQRTQDSRREDYKLKWCEVKSRDTYCSFREGEQLLYQLPNNRLLTTKIGLLSALREYSRVLSKTNAVLCTQARSGKDAAPALEEPTWTSPGCLGPQRVLKMEEFFPETYRLDIRDERKAFFTLFDDTQMWICKPTASNQGKGIFLLRNQEEVAALQAKTQSMEDDPIYDKMSFRVPQARIVQRYIQNPLLLDGKKFDVRSYLLIACTTPYMVFFGHGYARLTLSLYDPHASDLGGHLTNQFMQKKSPLYVMLKEDTVWSMDHLNRYINDKFRKTKGLPRDWVFTTFTKRMQQIMAHCFLAVKSKLQCKLGYFDLIGCDFLIDENFKVWLLEMNSNPALHTNCEVLKEVIPGVVMETLDLALETFQKSLCSQKMLPLLSQRRFVLLHNGEVDPGPRPGGSRIGPRPPAATRSASEPGSPAPPAPPLRADRPGARRPASPWGPDGAQAREPSPRPAEERRKNASHRGS; from the exons ATGCCTCCTGGGGTGGTGGCTCCTCAGGACGGGCTCCTGTGCCCAGGACCACGTCTGTCTCCCAGAATCAAACTCCGGAAGGGCGGCCCCCTGAAATCCGTGGGACCCATGACCCCCGAGGCAGCCCGCCCCTGCCAGGAGGCGCCAGCTCGTCCAAACAT GTTCACGAGAGTCTCCAGCTCCACACACCGGGCTACTGTTTCCTGCCAGTCTCTTTACCTGACCAG CCAGCACCGAGGCCAAACACGGCAGCACCAGGAAGACGGTCCCTGCAGGGAAGGCCGCACCCGGGACAGATACAATGCAGAGATGGCCCTGCCCCTGCGGGGTGCCAGGCCCCACGGTCACCACAGAGACAGCAGCCAGCCACAAGCAGAAACCCAAGTCCAGGACCACCGGAGGCACCCCTCCCCAGGCAGTGTGGGCCTGACCGTGTGCCCAGTCCAAGGGCTAGGACCACGGGCTGCCCGAAGGTCTCgcaggggggtgggggcggcgTCTTCCCAGAGGGGCCCCCGCCTTGGTGCCCCCATGCCTATGGGCCGAAGCCACACTCACTTCATCCACCGCCGGAGACGGCCCACCCGGACCCAGATCAGTGCGAAGAGAGGCAAGCGGTCAAGGATTACAGGGCTCCGGTGGAGCTGTCTGCGGGCGCCAG GCTGGACCCATGAAAGATCGATGGGGAGCAGCCAGGAGGAGGGGCTCCTGTGTCAGCTAAGCCGACTGAACCAAGATGCAG ACCTAGATGCCACTGACACTACCAGGCCCCGGGCTGTACTCCTGGAGAAGCACCTGCTAGAGGGAGAGAAACGGCCGCCCAGCCCTGGTCAGGGCCCCTTCTTCTACATCGGGGGCACTAATGGGGCCTCAAT AATCAGCTCCTACTGCAAGAGCAAGGGCTGGCAGCGCACCCAGGACAGCAGGCGGGAGGACTACAAGCTGAAGTGGTGTGAGGTCAAGAGCCGGGACACTTACTGCTCCTTCCGGGAAG GCGAGCAGCTGCTGTACCAGCTGCCCAACAACAGACTCCTCACCACCAAGATCGGGCTGCTCAGCGCCCTGAGGGAATACTCGCGGGTCCTGAGCAAGACCAATGCAGTGCTGTGCACCCAGGCCAG ATCTGGAAAGGATGCAGCACCTGCCCTGGAGGAGCCCACGTGGACCAGCCCAGGATGCCTTGGGCCACAGAG ggtcctgaaaatggaagaatttttcCCAGAGACCTACCGTCTGGACATCAGGGACGAGAGAaaggctttcttcactctctttGATG ACACCCAGATGTGGATCTGCAAGCCCACCGCCTCCAACCAGGGCAAAGGCATCTTTCTGCTGAGGAACCAGGAGGAAGTCGCCGCCCTCCAGGCCAAGACCCAGAGCATGGAGGACGACCCCATCTATGACAAGATGTCGTTTAGGGTTCCCCAGGCGCGCATCGTGCAGAG GTACATCCAGAACCCGCTGCTGCTGGACGGGAAGAAGTTTGACGTGCGCTCCTACCTGCTCATAGCCTGCACCACGCCATACATGGTCTTCTTCGGCCATGGCTACGCTCGCCTCACCCTCAGCCTTTATGACCCCCACGCCAGTGACCTCGGTGGCCACTTGACCAACCAG TTCATGCAGAAGAAGAGCCCCCTCTATGTGATGCTCAAGGAAGACACGGTGTGGAGCATGGACCACCTCAACCGGTACATCAACGACAAGTTCAGGAAGACCAAGGGCCTCCCCAGAGACTGGGTCTTTACCACCTTCACG AAGCGGATGCAGCAGATCATGGCCCACTGCTTCCTGGCCGTCAAATCCAAGCTCCAGTGCAAGCTGGGCTACTTTGACCTCATCGGCTGTGACTTCTTGATCGATGAGAACTTCAAG GTGTGGCTGCTGGAGATGAACTCCAACCCTGCCCTGCACACCAACTGTGAAGTCCTGAAGGAGGTGATTCCAGGCGTGGTCATGGAGACCCTGG ACCTGGCGCTTGAGACCTTCCAGAAGAGTTTGTGCAGCCAGAAGATGCTGCCCCTGCTGTCGCAGCGCCGCTTCGTGCTCCTACACAACGGCGAGGTGGACCCGGGGCCGCGCCCGGGGGGCTCCCGCATTGGCCCCCGCCCGCCTGCCGCAACCCGGTCGGCCTCGGAGCCCGGGtcccccgcgccccccgcgcccccgCTGCGCGCAGACAGACCGGGCGCGCGCAGGCCCGCGTCCCCGTGGGGTCCCGACGGCGCCCAGGCCCGGGAGCCCTCCCCCCGGCCGGCCGAGGAGCGGCGCAAGAACGCGAGCCACCGGGGCTCGTAG